One stretch of Sandaracinaceae bacterium DNA includes these proteins:
- a CDS encoding response regulator encodes MRVLLVDDNAELADNLAELLASDQTQVYAHSDSVAALAWGRTHDFDTALLDVRMPALGGVELMRLLRACHPDARFILMSAFTQDAQLDPLLDHVDAVLVKPLDLSTLVKALGRSA; translated from the coding sequence ATGAGAGTCCTCCTGGTCGACGACAACGCGGAGCTGGCGGACAACCTCGCCGAGCTGCTGGCGAGCGATCAGACACAGGTCTACGCGCACTCGGACTCGGTTGCGGCGCTGGCCTGGGGCCGCACCCACGACTTCGACACGGCGCTGCTGGACGTCCGCATGCCGGCTCTGGGCGGCGTGGAGCTGATGCGCCTCCTGCGCGCCTGCCACCCGGACGCGCGCTTCATCTTGATGAGCGCCTTCACCCAAGACGCTCAGCTCGACCCGCTGCTGGACCACGTCGACGCCGTGCTGGTGAAGCCGCTCGACCTCTCCACGCTGGTCAAGGCCCTCGGGCGAAGCGCATGA
- a CDS encoding response regulator, producing MRLRVLVVDDNVELAENIAELLEDLDDQLDVVFSRGTRGAMDIAVRSGFDIALVDIRLAEGDDGLALLPKLRELCPGGEVILMTGHGTLDSAITALRQGAFAYVLKPFDAQDFLELGGRVLAHVRLRSERQRLAEELERSEALHRAIVEHTEALLVGIGPHGDVGFAGPHALRALGTSRDARTQVVGQPFLDHFVAARDRDTMERALRSALAGDRENDLDAALRRADGTPRVVRWTLTPVPHRAHGESAAVAVMAVGVDITEQLDAERTAREAESLAAMGRLTAGLAHEIRNPLNGALLQLELLIRANERAGDSPSKEVVRETSDVIKRELRGLAGLLDEFLEMARAPVPRLEPTDVVALIHELLAAQAPVAEAMAVTCRYVGPPALAVMAERAKLRQALLNLFKNALEAMSEGGELGFEVIPAPPATPDASEHEVSRVELRLTDNGPGLDDEMLREAFRPFKTSKHAGTGLGLAIVARTIHAHGGSVTLENRPEGGAIARVRLMPAPSLPG from the coding sequence ATGAGGCTGCGCGTCCTGGTCGTCGACGACAACGTCGAGCTCGCCGAGAACATCGCGGAGCTGCTCGAGGACCTGGACGACCAGCTCGACGTGGTGTTCTCGCGCGGCACACGCGGAGCGATGGACATCGCCGTGCGGTCCGGCTTCGACATCGCGCTGGTGGACATTCGCCTGGCGGAAGGGGACGACGGCCTCGCGCTCCTGCCCAAGTTGCGCGAGCTTTGCCCCGGCGGCGAGGTCATCCTGATGACCGGGCACGGCACGCTCGATTCGGCCATCACCGCGCTGCGCCAGGGGGCCTTCGCCTATGTGCTCAAGCCGTTCGACGCGCAGGACTTCCTGGAATTGGGCGGCCGCGTGCTCGCTCACGTGCGCCTGCGCAGCGAGCGCCAACGGCTGGCCGAGGAGCTGGAGCGATCGGAGGCCCTGCACCGTGCCATCGTGGAGCACACCGAGGCGCTGCTCGTGGGGATCGGCCCACATGGCGACGTGGGCTTCGCCGGTCCCCATGCGCTGCGCGCGCTCGGGACCTCGCGTGACGCACGCACGCAGGTGGTGGGTCAGCCTTTCCTCGACCACTTCGTGGCCGCGCGGGACCGAGACACCATGGAGCGGGCGCTCCGCTCGGCGCTGGCCGGTGATCGCGAGAACGACCTCGACGCCGCGCTGCGGCGAGCAGATGGCACCCCGCGCGTGGTGCGCTGGACCTTGACGCCGGTGCCACACCGCGCCCATGGCGAGAGCGCCGCCGTGGCGGTCATGGCCGTGGGGGTGGACATCACGGAGCAGCTCGACGCCGAGCGCACGGCCCGTGAAGCCGAGTCGTTGGCCGCCATGGGGCGCCTCACGGCGGGCCTGGCGCACGAGATCCGCAACCCCCTGAACGGCGCACTGCTGCAGCTGGAGCTCTTGATCCGTGCGAACGAACGCGCAGGAGACAGCCCCTCGAAGGAGGTGGTGCGCGAGACCAGCGACGTCATCAAGCGCGAGCTGCGTGGCCTCGCCGGCCTGCTGGACGAATTCCTCGAGATGGCGCGCGCACCCGTGCCGCGCCTCGAGCCCACGGACGTGGTGGCCTTGATCCACGAGCTGCTCGCGGCCCAGGCCCCCGTGGCGGAGGCCATGGCGGTCACGTGCCGCTACGTGGGTCCCCCCGCGCTCGCGGTCATGGCCGAGCGAGCCAAGCTGCGCCAGGCGCTGCTCAACCTGTTCAAGAACGCGCTCGAGGCCATGTCGGAGGGTGGCGAGCTGGGCTTCGAGGTCATCCCTGCGCCGCCCGCCACCCCCGACGCCTCCGAGCACGAGGTGTCCCGCGTGGAGCTGCGACTCACGGACAACGGCCCCGGGCTCGACGACGAAATGCTGCGCGAAGCGTTCCGGCCCTTCAAGACCAGCAAGCACGCCGGCACCGGCCTCGGGCTCGCCATCGTGGCGCGCACCATCCACGCGCACGGCGGCAGCGTGACCCTCGAGAACCGCCCAGAGGGTGGCGCCATCGCGCGTGTGCGCTTGATGCCGGCGCCCAGCCTGCCGGGCTAA
- the ccoN gene encoding cytochrome-c oxidase, cbb3-type subunit I — MQTQRIEYDDRIVRAFLWASVIFGIVGMLVGVVVALQLAWWPANAAPWLSFGRLRPLHTNAVIFAFVGNMLFAGVYYSTQRLTKARMASDKLSWFHFFGWQAIIVAAVATLPFGFTQAKEYAELEWPIDVAIAVVWLVFATNYFWTLKNRREKHLYVALWFYIATIVTVTILHVVNSLAIPVSGLKSYSVFAGVQDALVQWWYGHNAVAFFLTTPILGIMYYFLPKAADRPVFSYRLSIIHFWGLVFIYIWAGPHHLLYTALPDWAQTLGMVFSLMLWAPSWGGMLNGLLTLRGAWDKLRTDPVLKFFAAGVTFYGMATFEGPLLSIKSVSALAHYTDWIIGHVHAGALGWNGFMAAGMFYWLVPRLYGTKLHSVAAANFHFWIGTFGILLYVTSMWTAGIQQGLMWREMAPGGGLAYPDFVETLTALRPMYWMRLVGGTIYLVGFIMMAWNLFMTARSGAPVNGQVDVAVDATPEEQGPKATLKELVFAPPVLVSALVIAMIVVAGYLEVVASLTFVVLAFTVGFFAMLLLSISKQPGKPTWHSLIEGRSGVFTGLTILAALVGGVAEIVPSVVAAPEAITSTTNLPYSALEVEGRDVYLREGCYTCHSQMIRPFTWETARYGAVSTPDDSIFDHPFQWGSRRIGPDLARVGGKYSHTWHFRHMVNPREISAESNMPPFAHLAGEGLDFSETAAKMRALRTVGVPYTAEQIQRSEQSAHAQAQEIADFLAREAGTRLCAGDTQDPETCDLVVDSRMTAVIAYLQRLGQIPADGMYDAPAGDTVAATTGVTP; from the coding sequence ATGCAGACCCAACGAATCGAGTATGACGACCGCATCGTGAGGGCGTTCCTATGGGCGTCGGTGATCTTCGGGATCGTCGGCATGCTCGTGGGCGTCGTCGTCGCGCTGCAGCTCGCGTGGTGGCCCGCGAACGCGGCGCCCTGGCTGAGCTTCGGCCGCCTCCGCCCCCTGCACACCAACGCGGTCATCTTCGCGTTCGTGGGCAACATGCTCTTCGCGGGCGTCTACTACTCCACGCAGCGCCTGACCAAGGCGCGCATGGCGTCGGACAAGCTCTCGTGGTTCCACTTCTTCGGGTGGCAGGCGATCATCGTCGCGGCCGTGGCCACCCTGCCCTTCGGCTTCACGCAGGCCAAAGAGTACGCCGAGCTCGAGTGGCCCATCGACGTGGCCATCGCGGTGGTCTGGCTCGTCTTCGCCACCAACTACTTCTGGACGCTGAAGAACCGCCGCGAGAAGCACCTCTACGTCGCGCTCTGGTTCTACATCGCGACCATCGTGACGGTCACGATCCTGCACGTGGTGAACAGCCTCGCCATTCCCGTGAGCGGGCTCAAGAGCTACTCGGTGTTCGCCGGCGTGCAGGACGCGCTGGTGCAGTGGTGGTACGGCCACAACGCGGTCGCCTTCTTCCTCACCACGCCGATCCTCGGCATCATGTACTACTTCCTGCCGAAGGCGGCTGACCGGCCCGTCTTCAGCTACCGGCTCTCGATCATCCACTTCTGGGGCCTGGTCTTCATCTACATCTGGGCCGGCCCGCACCACCTGCTCTACACGGCGCTGCCGGACTGGGCGCAGACGCTGGGCATGGTCTTCAGCCTCATGCTGTGGGCGCCGTCCTGGGGCGGCATGCTCAACGGCCTGCTCACGCTGCGCGGCGCGTGGGACAAGCTGCGCACGGACCCGGTCCTCAAGTTCTTCGCGGCCGGCGTGACCTTCTACGGCATGGCCACGTTCGAGGGTCCGCTGCTCTCCATCAAGAGCGTCAGTGCGCTGGCGCACTACACGGACTGGATCATCGGTCACGTGCACGCGGGCGCCCTCGGCTGGAACGGCTTCATGGCGGCCGGCATGTTCTACTGGTTGGTGCCACGCCTCTACGGCACCAAGCTGCACTCGGTCGCGGCGGCCAACTTCCACTTCTGGATCGGTACGTTCGGCATCCTCCTCTACGTCACCTCGATGTGGACCGCGGGCATCCAGCAGGGCCTGATGTGGCGCGAGATGGCGCCCGGTGGCGGTCTCGCCTACCCCGACTTCGTCGAGACGCTGACGGCGCTCCGCCCCATGTACTGGATGCGTCTGGTGGGCGGCACCATCTACTTGGTCGGCTTCATCATGATGGCGTGGAACCTCTTCATGACCGCGCGCAGCGGCGCCCCGGTCAACGGACAGGTGGACGTGGCCGTGGACGCCACACCGGAGGAGCAGGGACCGAAGGCCACGCTCAAGGAGCTGGTGTTCGCGCCGCCCGTGCTGGTGAGCGCGCTGGTCATCGCGATGATCGTCGTCGCCGGCTACCTCGAGGTCGTCGCGTCGCTCACCTTCGTGGTGCTGGCGTTCACCGTGGGCTTCTTCGCCATGCTGCTGCTCAGCATCAGCAAGCAGCCCGGGAAGCCCACCTGGCACTCGCTCATCGAGGGGCGCTCGGGCGTGTTCACCGGGCTCACCATCCTGGCGGCGCTGGTCGGTGGTGTGGCCGAGATCGTGCCGAGCGTGGTGGCGGCCCCCGAGGCCATCACCAGCACCACCAACCTGCCCTACAGCGCGCTCGAGGTGGAGGGCCGCGACGTCTACCTGCGCGAGGGTTGCTACACCTGCCACTCGCAGATGATCCGCCCCTTCACGTGGGAGACCGCACGCTATGGCGCGGTGTCCACGCCGGACGACTCCATCTTCGACCACCCGTTCCAGTGGGGCTCGCGCCGCATCGGTCCGGACCTCGCCCGCGTGGGCGGGAAGTACTCGCACACCTGGCACTTCCGCCACATGGTGAACCCGCGCGAGATCTCGGCCGAGTCCAACATGCCGCCCTTCGCGCACCTCGCGGGGGAGGGCCTCGACTTCTCCGAGACCGCCGCGAAGATGCGCGCGCTCCGCACGGTGGGTGTCCCCTACACGGCCGAGCAGATCCAGCGCAGCGAGCAGAGCGCCCACGCGCAAGCCCAAGAGATCGCCGACTTCCTCGCGCGCGAAGCGGGCACGCGTTTGTGCGCCGGTGACACGCAAGACCCCGAGACCTGCGACCTGGTCGTGGACAGCCGCATGACGGCGGTCATCGCCTACCTGCAGCGGCTCGGGCAGATCCCCGCGGACGGCATGTACGACGCCCCGGCAGGCGACACGGTCGCTGCCACCACAGGAGTAACCCCATGA
- a CDS encoding sigma-54-dependent Fis family transcriptional regulator: protein MTDRGRILVVDDEPSARSALHQLLSLEGYEVESAADGRAALLKLGAFEPDVVLTDLKMPGIDGLTLVEQGRTESPHTAFLVMTAFGSVDSAVAAIRLGAENYLTKPLDMEAVTVLVARAVEHARLRRDSARLREQLGQRLDARNLIGDHPSMQRLFKAMAQVAKSQATVLIHGETGTGKELIAAAIHQNSPRADQPFVKLNCSALAESVLESELFGHERGAFTGALQKRRGRFESAHGGTLFLDEVSEIPMSVQVKLLRFLQEKDFERVGGNETVRVNVRVVAATNRDLLNAVEDGTFREDLYYRLNVVQLEVPPLRVRRTDIPLLAHHFLERYAKENERTFVGFSEAALRALVSHSWPGNVRELENAIERAVVLTEEDEIDVDAFPLLRRVPKKGTGVGLDEMIPGITMAELERIAIERTLGAVGGSTAKAAEMLDMSRRTLQHRIKQWREGGSESGADDDEADEDAD, encoded by the coding sequence ATGACAGATCGCGGACGAATTCTCGTAGTCGACGACGAGCCCAGCGCGAGGAGCGCGCTCCACCAGCTGCTCTCGCTCGAGGGCTACGAGGTGGAGTCGGCCGCCGACGGACGCGCGGCGCTGCTGAAGCTGGGCGCGTTCGAGCCCGACGTGGTGCTCACGGACCTCAAGATGCCGGGCATCGACGGACTCACGCTGGTGGAGCAGGGGCGCACCGAGTCCCCGCACACCGCGTTCCTGGTCATGACCGCGTTCGGCTCGGTGGACTCGGCCGTCGCTGCCATTCGCCTGGGCGCCGAGAACTACCTGACCAAGCCGCTCGACATGGAGGCGGTGACGGTGCTCGTGGCGCGCGCCGTGGAGCACGCGCGCCTGCGGCGGGACTCCGCGCGTCTGCGCGAGCAGCTGGGGCAGCGCCTGGACGCGCGCAACCTGATCGGCGACCACCCGTCCATGCAGCGCCTCTTCAAGGCCATGGCGCAGGTGGCCAAGAGCCAGGCTACCGTGCTCATCCACGGTGAGACCGGCACGGGCAAGGAGCTGATCGCGGCGGCCATCCACCAGAACTCGCCGCGCGCCGACCAGCCCTTCGTCAAGCTCAACTGCTCGGCGCTGGCGGAGTCCGTGCTGGAGTCGGAGCTCTTCGGACACGAGCGCGGCGCGTTCACGGGGGCGTTGCAGAAGCGTCGCGGCCGCTTCGAGTCGGCGCACGGAGGGACGCTCTTCCTGGACGAGGTCAGCGAGATCCCCATGTCCGTGCAGGTGAAGCTGCTGCGCTTCCTGCAAGAGAAGGACTTCGAGCGCGTGGGCGGCAACGAGACGGTGCGCGTGAACGTGCGCGTGGTGGCCGCCACCAACCGCGATCTCCTGAACGCGGTGGAAGACGGAACGTTCCGGGAGGACCTCTACTACCGCTTGAACGTGGTCCAGCTGGAGGTGCCGCCGCTGCGCGTGCGACGCACGGACATCCCCCTGCTCGCGCACCACTTCCTCGAGCGCTACGCGAAAGAGAACGAGCGCACCTTCGTGGGCTTCAGCGAAGCGGCGCTGCGCGCGCTGGTCAGCCACTCGTGGCCGGGCAACGTGCGCGAGCTGGAGAACGCGATCGAGCGCGCCGTGGTCCTCACCGAAGAAGACGAGATCGACGTGGACGCCTTCCCCCTGCTGCGGCGGGTACCCAAGAAGGGCACGGGCGTGGGGCTCGACGAGATGATCCCCGGCATCACCATGGCCGAGCTCGAGCGCATCGCCATCGAGCGCACGCTGGGGGCCGTGGGGGGTTCCACGGCCAAGGCCGCCGAGATGCTGGACATGAGCCGCCGAACGCTCCAGCACCGCATCAAGCAGTGGCGCGAAGGCGGCAGCGAGAGCGGGGCCGACGACGACGAGGCCGACGAGGACGCCGACTGA
- a CDS encoding hemerythrin domain-containing protein, whose product MAARPLPSSAATLAELISYVYDAFHVPLRQDLRLLEHLTESAALSQHPAARAMHTLACRFADDARLHMSREENEIFPRILSGQGPRCANIMAALHVDNHQSHERGRGLRRLAALCAEAVGAPSAYSEAAPLDPHLMSELHRLLDKLELQLAEHHRIEEDLLFPRALSGEPPYGDED is encoded by the coding sequence ATGGCAGCGCGTCCCCTCCCGTCCTCAGCGGCCACGCTCGCGGAGCTGATCTCGTACGTGTACGACGCCTTCCACGTTCCACTGAGGCAGGATCTGCGGCTGCTGGAACACCTCACGGAGAGCGCGGCGCTCAGCCAGCACCCCGCTGCCAGGGCGATGCACACGCTCGCCTGCCGGTTCGCCGACGACGCTCGGCTGCACATGAGCCGCGAGGAGAACGAGATCTTTCCCCGCATCCTGTCGGGGCAGGGTCCCCGCTGCGCCAACATCATGGCCGCGCTGCACGTGGACAACCACCAGAGCCACGAGCGCGGGCGGGGTCTGCGGCGGCTGGCTGCGCTGTGCGCAGAGGCGGTGGGTGCACCGTCGGCATACAGCGAGGCCGCGCCCCTCGATCCCCACCTGATGAGCGAGCTCCACCGCCTCTTGGACAAGCTCGAGCTCCAGCTGGCCGAGCATCACCGCATCGAGGAGGACCTGCTATTCCCGCGGGCCCTGAGCGGCGAGCCTCCCTACGGCGACGAGGACTGA
- a CDS encoding c-type cytochrome, with protein MHVYDGIEEADNELPLWWLFTFYGAVIFGIFYWFYYEGFNVGASPMQAYAAELREQASQGGEVNDALIEALAIDPSAVAAGREVFTAQCAVCHREDGGGNIGPNLTDTSWIHGGSPLNIHNTIRDGVTSAAMPAWGAMLGPTAVQQVAAYVVTLRNTNVADGKAPQGEVWTEGGAPSGAADPATVDAGVLDATLGDLGVPVLPVDTLDGGVTTTTDAAVVEAAPAAPPAAAPAPTEPAPTPAVAPAAAPSQGE; from the coding sequence ATCCACGTCTACGACGGCATCGAGGAGGCCGACAACGAGCTCCCGCTGTGGTGGCTGTTCACGTTCTACGGCGCGGTGATCTTCGGCATCTTCTACTGGTTCTACTACGAGGGCTTCAACGTCGGAGCTTCGCCCATGCAGGCCTACGCCGCCGAGCTGCGCGAGCAGGCATCACAGGGCGGTGAGGTCAACGACGCGCTGATCGAGGCGCTGGCCATCGACCCCAGCGCCGTCGCCGCAGGGCGTGAGGTCTTCACGGCCCAGTGCGCCGTCTGTCATCGTGAGGACGGCGGCGGCAACATCGGGCCCAACTTGACGGACACGAGCTGGATCCACGGCGGTAGCCCGCTGAACATCCACAACACCATCCGAGACGGCGTCACGTCGGCAGCCATGCCTGCCTGGGGCGCGATGCTGGGGCCGACGGCCGTTCAGCAGGTGGCCGCCTACGTGGTCACCCTGCGCAACACCAACGTGGCCGACGGCAAGGCGCCACAGGGTGAGGTCTGGACCGAAGGCGGGGCTCCCAGCGGCGCCGCCGACCCAGCCACCGTGGACGCAGGCGTGCTGGACGCTACCCTCGGTGACCTGGGTGTCCCCGTGCTGCCCGTGGACACGCTGGACGGTGGCGTGACCACCACGACCGACGCGGCCGTGGTGGAGGCAGCACCCGCCGCGCCCCCCGCCGCTGCCCCGGCCCCCACCGAACCGGCTCCCACGCCGGCGGTTGCACCTGCCGCCGCTCCCTCCCAAGGCGAATAG
- the ccoG gene encoding cytochrome c oxidase accessory protein CcoG, producing MTKRQLPVIDEPASSLRTDGRRNYVHPADVTGRFMTRRRVVFAILIAVYVALPFIQVGGRPAVFLDVEHRRFFLFGLSMNAQDFWLAFFVLSGVGFALFVVTTLYGRIWCGYACPHSVFLEGVFRPIERLIEGPRNVRMRRNQGPMSFDKLWRKVLKHAVFLGTAFLMSHFVLSYFTSLPALLDMIQRGPSAHGEAFAWMLAMSAAIYFNFAWFREQLCLAICPYGRLQSALIDNDTLVIGYDVGRGEPRGKASDPANGDCVDCNRCVVVCPTGIDIRNGLQMECVGCAQCVDACDEVMLKLGRAPGLVRYDSLNGLEGKKAHFLRPRVYFYAFMGLVGLTVMTFALRSHQSFEGNLLRTGAPFVVDAEGDVLNMLNLHLVNKRDEPVTFDIAPADERDGLRYRLPTPTVTLGPLASQRVSVVATWERSEDGDDDDHEDAAREAPPSRVRVRITSQYDDETRLAEVPFVAPR from the coding sequence ATGACCAAGCGCCAGCTCCCCGTGATCGACGAACCGGCCAGCTCGCTGCGCACGGACGGCCGGCGCAACTACGTGCACCCCGCCGATGTGACGGGGCGCTTCATGACCCGCCGAAGGGTGGTGTTCGCGATCCTGATCGCCGTCTACGTGGCGCTGCCGTTCATTCAGGTGGGGGGGCGCCCAGCGGTGTTCCTCGACGTTGAGCACCGGCGCTTCTTCTTGTTCGGGCTCAGCATGAACGCGCAGGACTTCTGGCTCGCGTTCTTCGTGCTGAGCGGCGTCGGCTTCGCGCTCTTCGTGGTGACCACACTCTACGGCCGCATCTGGTGCGGCTATGCCTGCCCGCACTCGGTGTTCCTCGAGGGTGTCTTCCGCCCCATCGAGCGCCTCATCGAAGGTCCACGCAACGTGCGCATGCGTCGCAATCAGGGGCCGATGAGCTTCGACAAGCTCTGGCGCAAGGTGCTCAAGCACGCGGTCTTCCTGGGCACGGCGTTCTTGATGAGCCACTTCGTGCTCAGCTACTTCACCTCGCTGCCGGCCCTGCTGGACATGATCCAGCGCGGGCCCAGCGCGCACGGTGAGGCCTTCGCGTGGATGCTGGCCATGAGCGCCGCCATCTACTTCAACTTCGCGTGGTTCCGCGAGCAGCTGTGCCTGGCCATCTGCCCCTACGGCCGCCTGCAGTCCGCGCTGATCGACAACGACACGCTGGTGATCGGCTACGACGTGGGTCGCGGCGAGCCTCGCGGCAAGGCCAGCGACCCGGCCAACGGCGACTGCGTGGACTGCAACCGCTGCGTGGTGGTCTGCCCCACGGGCATCGACATCCGCAACGGGCTCCAGATGGAGTGCGTGGGCTGTGCGCAGTGCGTGGACGCGTGCGATGAGGTCATGCTCAAGCTGGGCCGCGCGCCGGGCCTGGTGCGCTACGACTCGCTCAACGGCCTCGAGGGCAAGAAGGCCCACTTCCTGCGCCCACGCGTCTACTTCTATGCCTTCATGGGGCTCGTCGGTCTGACCGTCATGACGTTCGCGCTGCGCTCTCACCAGAGCTTCGAGGGCAACCTGCTGCGCACCGGCGCCCCCTTCGTGGTGGACGCGGAGGGCGACGTGCTCAACATGCTCAACCTCCACCTGGTGAACAAGCGCGATGAGCCGGTGACGTTCGACATCGCGCCGGCCGACGAGCGCGACGGGCTGCGCTATCGGCTCCCGACACCCACGGTCACGCTCGGTCCCCTGGCGAGCCAACGGGTGAGCGTGGTCGCCACGTGGGAGCGCTCGGAAGACGGGGATGACGACGACCACGAAGACGCCGCACGGGAGGCTCCTCCGAGCCGGGTGCGCGTCCGCATCACCAGTCAGTACGACGACGAGACACGCCTCGCCGAGGTACCCTTCGTAGCCCCCCGATGA
- a CDS encoding histidine kinase — protein sequence MATLLDELFRYVGFGPEDGARLIGASAALTPAFDAIVDRFYVAIEANPEARAVFTDEAQVARQKKLLRSWLVRFFAGPYDDSYFEERARIGRAHVRIGLPQRYVFVSMNVIRSGLIEAVAASGGRDGQEAVALQQSIHRLCDVELAIMLETYREDYDRALRTAERLATLGQFAGTLAHEMRNPLAVLSTSSHLLRRNAGDQPNVLRHVDRIERQISVCGQIVDDLLALARDRPPSFETVELRPLFEFAWAQVQASQHSLRLDIADDATVLSADASQLRQVLVNLLQNATQAMSEPGVVSIEVVRTTLVEQREEALRIRVEDCGEGFSAEALEHLFEPLFTTKARGIGLGLPLCQRVIAKHRGTLSAVNHEPRGARVDIVLPVAQKEGS from the coding sequence ATGGCGACGCTGCTCGACGAGCTCTTCCGGTACGTGGGCTTCGGACCCGAGGACGGCGCTCGGCTCATCGGCGCGTCAGCTGCCCTCACCCCAGCGTTCGACGCCATCGTCGACCGATTCTACGTGGCCATCGAGGCCAACCCGGAGGCGCGGGCAGTCTTCACGGACGAGGCACAGGTGGCGCGGCAGAAGAAGCTGCTGCGCTCGTGGTTGGTGCGGTTCTTCGCCGGCCCGTACGACGACAGCTACTTCGAGGAGCGCGCACGCATCGGTCGTGCGCACGTCCGCATCGGACTCCCGCAACGCTACGTGTTCGTGTCCATGAACGTCATCCGGTCGGGGCTGATCGAGGCCGTCGCTGCCTCCGGCGGGAGGGATGGCCAAGAAGCCGTGGCGCTCCAGCAGTCCATCCACCGGCTGTGCGACGTCGAGCTGGCCATCATGCTGGAGACCTACCGGGAGGACTACGACCGCGCGCTCCGGACGGCGGAGCGGCTGGCCACGCTGGGGCAGTTCGCCGGCACGTTGGCCCACGAGATGCGCAACCCGCTGGCGGTGCTGAGCACGTCCAGCCACCTGCTGCGCCGGAACGCCGGCGACCAGCCGAACGTGCTGCGTCACGTCGACCGCATCGAGCGACAGATCTCCGTCTGTGGACAGATCGTGGACGACCTGCTGGCGCTTGCCCGTGACCGGCCGCCCAGCTTCGAGACCGTGGAGCTGCGGCCACTCTTCGAGTTCGCCTGGGCACAGGTGCAGGCCAGCCAACACTCGCTCAGGCTCGACATCGCAGACGACGCGACAGTGCTCAGCGCGGACGCGAGCCAGCTGCGCCAGGTGCTGGTGAACCTGCTGCAGAACGCGACGCAAGCCATGAGCGAGCCGGGTGTCGTGAGCATCGAGGTGGTGCGCACCACGCTAGTCGAGCAGCGCGAAGAAGCGCTGCGCATCCGCGTCGAAGACTGTGGCGAGGGCTTCTCGGCCGAGGCGCTCGAGCACCTGTTCGAGCCCCTCTTCACGACCAAGGCCCGGGGTATCGGCCTCGGGCTGCCGCTCTGCCAGCGCGTGATCGCCAAGCACCGAGGCACGCTCTCGGCGGTCAACCACGAGCCGCGCGGGGCGAGGGTGGACATCGTCCTGCCAGTGGCGCAAAAAGAGGGGTCATGA